The proteins below are encoded in one region of Paenibacillus sp. YYML68:
- the rplI gene encoding 50S ribosomal protein L9 — protein MKVILLKDVKGQGKKGEVKEVSEGYAQNFLFKQNLAAPASEGAMKVIDQQKKAEERKKAEEKAAAEELGRKLAETTVQLKAKSGTDGRLFGAISNKQVAEALEKLGYKLDKRKIMMNDPIRTLGVTEVAVKLHPEVSTKLKVHVTEE, from the coding sequence ATGAAGGTTATTTTGTTGAAGGATGTTAAGGGTCAAGGCAAGAAGGGCGAAGTGAAGGAAGTATCTGAAGGGTACGCACAGAACTTCCTGTTCAAGCAAAATCTCGCCGCGCCAGCAAGCGAAGGTGCGATGAAGGTGATCGATCAGCAGAAGAAGGCTGAGGAGCGCAAGAAGGCCGAGGAGAAGGCCGCGGCCGAGGAGCTTGGACGCAAGCTCGCGGAGACGACGGTACAGCTGAAGGCAAAGTCCGGTACCGATGGCCGCCTGTTCGGCGCGATCTCGAACAAGCAGGTAGCCGAAGCACTGGAGAAGCTTGGATATAAATTGGACAAGCGTAAAATTATGATGAACGATCCGATTCGTACGCTTGGCGTGACAGAGGTAGCCGTGAAGCTGCATCCGGAGGTTAGCACGAAGCTGAAGGTGCATGTGACAGAGGAATAA